One Arachis hypogaea cultivar Tifrunner chromosome 18, arahy.Tifrunner.gnm2.J5K5, whole genome shotgun sequence genomic window, AATGAAAAGAAGAGTATGGTTCAGCAGGAATCAAACCAAATATGAAGAAGTCCAAGCTTTTGTTGCTCATAAATTCATAAATCAACAATCTTTCCCCAGCTTGAATGCAGCACCCTAGTAGCCTTACTAAATTCCTGTGCTGAAGTTTGGAAACATGCATAACTTCATTTTTGAACTCTTCGAATCCTTGGCTTGAATTCTTCGAAAGCCTCTTGACAGCTATTTCCTGTCCATCTTCCAAGATACCCTGGGAGTTATAACCATTTGTAAGTTGCAAAATATTCGTCTTTAACATGACATAAATGTAACCATTTCAGAAGAGTTATAACCATTCTAGGATATATAATTTTTGGGGAAAATTTTTTCTGGAAGCTCAACAGAGAAATGATGATAAATTTAGAACCTGACAATCAGCTAATTGTTCAATGTATCCTTTCTCTAACTTTTCCAATGCATAAAGCATATTCATGTTTTAAGGGTGCCATTagcataagaaagaaaaaggatcTTCTTGGGGCTATCAGGAAATctttatatacataaataaagatGAGACTATATATTTCAAACGGTGGCATGCAAACAATAGAGGTTTTATAGGCTCTCAAGTTATATATTCCCATTCTTTTTTAAATGGTTCTTCCAATACTTTACTTCGCTTCATCCCATAGGTTACTGGCTGCATGACTTTTTTTCATCAAATTTGTGTttctaataattatttttgtagcaTACAAAAGTAAGATTCATAGCATTATTTAGACAAGGAAAGTCAATAAGTGAATCTtgtaaaaaacaaaaagcaaaatttATCAAGAATATGATGCATTCTAGACAGGGATGACAACGTTTTTCCATTTGATTACCTTATAAACTGGTCCAAAACCACCTCTCCCTAATAAGTTGTCAGCTGAAaaattgtttgttgcagaagtaaCCGTATTTATATCAAATAAGGGCAATTCTAGATCTTCCTCATCGTGCTGACAATCATCtgattctctttcttcttttatctttccTGCATAGTAGCATGAAATGTATAAACAAGCTCAGTGTTCCATGCTCCTATAAATTTTGctctatataaattttaaaactaaaaaatagatatatgAAGTATAACTACCAATTTAACTCTTTCTGTTATAGACTTTTGTTGATCTGCCTTGAAGGCCTTTGAAATTACTCAATAATCAAGAATCAAACAATGAGAATTAGTTAACTACCTTTCTTACGCATCTCCCATCTATAAATAATGATGGTCAAGCATAAGATCAAAATTCCAGAAGACAACACCCAGATTATGGCAGTGGTaatcttttgcttctttttcttgaacTTCGGCAATCTTTTTCGCACAATTGCTTCTAAGTAATGTTcggtttaaaaaaataataataagaaaaaaaaaataaaggacaaGGTTAGAAATGACAGAAGATGAAATGTTTATGAAAGAGCAACatgtaaaaaaagaagaaaagcttCAGACCGGATGAGATAGTTTAGTACCTACATCTTTCCCTGCCATCTTTACATAAATATCTTCAGATGCAGTCATCACTTTCATATCCATCAGCTTTCCAAACCAAAGTAAACAACCATTTGAATTTGGCCCTTTACTGACATCCAAAGCTGCATAAGCCGTACAAGAGCAGTTTTTCAAGCACAAAATCCTACAATCCTCAAAACTCATACTTGTATTAAACCAAGTTCCTTTTGTGTCTGGTAATTTTAGCCCTGAAAACTTCACAAACCCATCTGAGTTATTGCAACTTAATGAGGTTCTCCTAACACAACCACTTGATGAGTCAATAGTATTCTGCACAAATCCATCTAAGCATCCACACATTGGAAAATGGTTTGTATCACAACTAGCATATGCTCCACATTTTCCATAATAATCACAGTCATCCACCGGTATGTGCGAAACTGTGGTCCAACCTGTATTTCCACCACTCCAACTTCTCCGCTGGCTGAATCCATCCATTGCTATCTGCAGCCTCTGATGAACTGAACTATCAACACTCCAATATACAATATACACCTCTTCCTCATTAGAAATCATGCTAAATCTGAATACAGACTCATTTTTCAATTGAGGTGCCCCACTAAATTGAATACCATTCCATGATCCAAAACGAAATCTTTTTGTTGTGCCTTCTCTTAATACTAATTGCGGATATCCATCAATATCGAATTGATAGCTAAAGCTACCTGGAGAAGGATCATCAGAGCTTTTCCATGATGTTGTCCTCCGATTTAGTCCTGTAGCTAAGTTTCTTCCCAACTTCTGTCCAGGCAAGATTGTGTCGCCTGGATAGTCAAAACTTTGCCACACAAAATCTTCCGTGCCGCTATTGCTGTCATCCTGCACAACAAAATTCCCAGAATTCAAAAGCTTTGCAACCGGATTTCGTGCCGATCGCGTCGTGTTGGATGACCAAATAAGACTATTATTACTATCAAGAAGGACTAAAATTCCGATGTTGTTGACCTTCAAAACCCCTGACGAGTCAGTGAGGGGTTTTTCTCTGTTTGCAACCCATACTATTGCCTTTGTTGGATCTTTGTTATACCAAATTCCGACATAACGGTTCTTGGAAGTTCCGGGGCTGAAGAATCCCAACGCAAAGGTTTCATCTGCTGAAACTAATATCTCACCATCACTTATAGATTCCAGTGTGTTGATTGTGTCTCTTGCAATAGAGACAGCCATAAGCAGAGAGAAGCAAAATAAGAGAAAGCTAAATGCTTCCATTGAATTCTTTATATGCTCTTCTTACCGGTGCCAATAATACCTGTGAAAGCAGAAATAGTAACATTTGCGAACACTCTACTTTGAATTTCATACATACGTGATACGTCTAACTTTGGGTTGtcatatagaatttaattttaacacaAGTATCATCCAGAGGTAGGAATTTAACTTGATGACAgtacaaattttttattcttattggtCATCAAAATTAGACTCtgtaaagatatatatatataattaagtctCTCACAAAAAGTCTAGAATGCAGTGCGTTCAGATTACGACAAGTACCCAACAACCAACAAGAAGAAAACAAACTTGTGACTGGTGTCTAAAAAATGGTGTCTATTtactaaaaaagttaaaaaattaatatttaatttaaaaatataaaaataaattatttttagaaaattaaaacttATCACAAAAGGTAAGTTAGGCAAAAATTAggcaataattgaaaaataatctatctatttatattatagggtaaagtattaaattgatccTTTACGTTTGGGTGTAatcctgttttggtccttaaggtttaaagtgtcctgtttgaaacaaaaaaaagtttCATTGAACTTCAATTTAGTCCTAccgtgaggtcaaaattaaataatcaacAGAATATCCTACATGACAGCAATACAAAAATAAGGTCGATAATCTGAAAAACAAATACAAGTTccaaaggcacaaaatcaactgtggatatatcaatatatttatttatcattttcttagttctatagaaaatatttcatttaaattgtaagaagaataataaataaatgtattgatgcatccaacggttgattttgtgcctttggagtttgtacttgttctccaaattattGATCTTGTCATGTaagacatttcgttaattatttaactttgacctcacagtGGGACTACATTAaagctaaataaaatttttttagattcaaataggacactttaaaccttaagaactAAAACAGGATTATGCTCAAACATAAGGAattaatttagtactttaccctatatTATATCAAAAACTAATAACAATATTGTTATATAATGAGAAGTTAGACaacttaatattttattattctataattTTGCCCATCAATATTATTATTAGgataaaatacatacataaattaaaaacatactaaTATTATACGAAAGGctcaaaacaaataattttacatgTATATCATTATTCATATatctatataaatcaaattcgAATTCGAATTAGTTCTTCTAGTATTAAATCGAATTAAACAAATTCGAATTAAGAGTGTTTCATATATTTATAATCGAATTCATTGAATTCGAATTAGTTATTATAGTGCTAATTCGATTTACTAAacactaaatatatataaatcgaatatagttgattcgatttactaccaGATTATTGACATTTACTATTTTTAAGTTAAGATAAATGTCAATAAGGAACTAttctatttaaattcaaataaaatataaaaaaaatcaaaacggaTAATAATAGAAATTcaacttttgtgttttagttc contains:
- the LOC112772083 gene encoding G-type lectin S-receptor-like serine/threonine-protein kinase At4g27290; this encodes MEAFSFLLFCFSLLMAVSIARDTINTLESISDGEILVSADETFALGFFSPGTSKNRYVGIWYNKDPTKAIVWVANREKPLTDSSGVLKVNNIGILVLLDSNNSLIWSSNTTRSARNPVAKLLNSGNFVVQDDSNSGTEDFVWQSFDYPGDTILPGQKLGRNLATGLNRRTTSWKSSDDPSPGSFSYQFDIDGYPQLVLREGTTKRFRFGSWNGIQFSGAPQLKNESVFRFSMISNEEEVYIVYWSVDSSVHQRLQIAMDGFSQRRSWSGGNTGWTTVSHIPVDDCDYYGKCGAYASCDTNHFPMCGCLDGFVQNTIDSSSGCVRRTSLSCNNSDGFVKFSGLKLPDTKGTWFNTSMSFEDCRILCLKNCSCTAYAALDVSKGPNSNGCLLWFGKLMDMKVMTASEDIYVKMAGKDVEAIVRKRLPKFKKKKQKITTAIIWVLSSGILILCLTIIIYRWEMRKKGKIKEERESDDCQHDEEDLELPLFDINTVTSATNNFSADNLLGRGGFGPVYKGILEDGQEIAVKRLSKNSSQGFEEFKNEVMHVSKLQHRNLVRLLGCCIQAGERLLIYEFMSNKSLDFFIFDCEKGKLLDWPKRFCIINGIARGLLYLHQDSRHRIVHRDLKAGNVLLDDELNPKISDFGTARSFVGNESEANTRHIVGTYGYLSPEYIVGGLYSTKSDVYSFGVLILEIVSGKRNKGFIDIDDYFNLLADAWTLLAEDKCLEIVDASIRDSINLTEVIRTIHVGLLCVQRNPEDRPSMSYVLMMLSSEWELPQPKKPGFFIERDVVGDHSTLSNNELTATQVHPR